The following proteins are encoded in a genomic region of Arachis stenosperma cultivar V10309 chromosome 4, arast.V10309.gnm1.PFL2, whole genome shotgun sequence:
- the LOC130974324 gene encoding 4-hydroxybenzoate polyprenyltransferase, mitochondrial-like — protein MASTLISRASRRFLKYSFPSSGLSIQYPSPSVFNPLISTEPSISINRNFYPSLGPFGQYHHQDSEFESFKTVRSLSNFQFVQHISTSPSSLKEGSEGNKNQSGNVVKANISWIDLYLPKQVQPYAQLARLDKPIGTWLLLWPCMWSITLAATPGQLPDFKMLALFGCGALLLRGAGCTINDLLDRDIDTKVERTKSRPVASGLLTPFQGLCFLGFQLTLGLGILLQLNNYSRVLGASSLLLVFSYPLMKRFTFWPQAYLGLTFNWGALLGWAAIRGSLDPTIVLPLYASGVFWTLVYDTIYAHQDKEDDLKVGVKSTALRFGDFTKEWITGFGIACLGGLALSGYNAEIGWPYYAFLAAASGQLGWQIWIVDLSSRADCNSKFNSNKWFGAIIFGGILAGKLVS, from the exons atggCATCAACTTTGATCTCTCGTGCTTCACGTAGGTTTCTCAAATATTCTTTCCCTTCTTCAGGCCTCTCAATACAATATCCTTCCCCTTCCGTCTTCAATCCTTTAATCTCCACTGAACCATCTATAAGCATAAACCGCAACTTCTATCCTTCGCTCGGTCCATTTGGGCAATACCACCATCAGGATTCTGAATTTGAATCTTTTAAAACTGTTCGATCTCTCTCAAATTTTCAGTTTGTTCAGCACATCTCTACATCACCTTCGAGTTTAAAAGAGGGATCTGAGGGAAATAAGAATCAAAGTGGTAATGTGGTTAAAGCAAATATCTCTTGGATTGATTTATACTTGCCTAAGCAGGTTCAGCCCTATGCACAGCTTGCTCGCCTAGATAAGCCCATTGGGACATGGTTGCTTCTATGGCCTTGTATGTG GTCAATTACGTTGGCTGCAACTCCAGGACAGCTTCCTGATTTTAAAATGTTGGCATTGTTTGGATGTGGGGCTTTGCTTTTGAGGGGTGCTGGGTGTACTATTAATGACCTCCTTGATCGCGACATTGATACAAAA GTAGAACGTACAAAGTCAAGACCTGTGGCAAGTGGTCTTTTAACGCCATTTCAGGGACTTTGTTTTCTTGGTTTTCAGTTAACTTTGGGTCTTGGGATTCTTCTGCAATTGAATAATTATAG CCGTGTTCTGGGTGCCTCATCCTTGTTGCTTGTCTTCTCTTATCCCCTTATGAAGAGGTTTACATTTTGG CCTCAAGCCTATCTCGGGTTGACCTTTAATTGGGGCGCTTTGTTAGGATGGGCAGCAATTAGAGGAAGTCTAGATCCAACAATAGTGCTGCCACTTTATGCCTCTGGAGTTTTTTGGACACTTGTTTATGATACAATCTATGCTCACCAG GATAAAGAAGATGACCTAAAAGTGGGAGTTAAGTCAACGGCTTTGCGCTTTGGTGATTTTACAAAGGAGTGGATTACTGGGTTTGGGATTGCATGCCTTGGTGGTCTTGCTCTCAGTGGCTATAATGCTGAAATAG GATGGCCATATTATGCATTTCTGGCAGCTGCATCTGGACAACTAGGCTGGCAAATATGGATAGTTGACCTCTCATCACGTGCTGATTGCAATAGCAA ATTTAATTCAAACAAGTGGTTTGGAGCTATCATATTTGGTGGAATCCTAGCTGGAAAACTTGTATCATAG
- the LOC130974323 gene encoding LOW QUALITY PROTEIN: BTB/POZ domain-containing protein At3g08570-like (The sequence of the model RefSeq protein was modified relative to this genomic sequence to represent the inferred CDS: deleted 1 base in 1 codon) gives MKFPLMTLSGKIRKMVADAKVSTVSSLELLNFPGGHQTFELAMKFCYGMNFEITTFNVTRLRCAAEYLEMTEEYKDQNLISRTESYLKDIVFQDLQKSVEVLSTCEMLPPLVEQIEIPRRCVESIAMNACKEQLASGLSRLECDGESRELKEDCVIAWWVEDLSVLGIDFFQRVICAMGRMGVRSESIMASLMHYAQSSLKGIGKSQFLNPSRANSSPTTMELDQRTIVETLVSLMPADKNSSIPLTFMFGMLKMAIILGAAIPCRLELERRISLRLETVSLDDLLIPSLQSGDSLFDVDTVHRLLENFLQRIEEEEADDYGYDSDGFGSTSSHGSLLKVGQLIDAYLAEIATDPYLSMQKFVGLIEILPEYARVIDDGLYRAVDIYLKAHPALTEQECKKICKFIDCQKLSQEACNHAAQNDRLPLQMVVQVLYCEQLRLKNAVSGSSGDGLLSQRISSGIPSAAMSPRDNYASLRRENRELKLEISRMRVRLSELEKEQMFMKQGMIDKAGNGRTFLTSLSKGIGRIGIFSSQGGRKCQKSSRKSRASEGKRSRKYSVS, from the exons ATGAAGTTTCCCTTGATGACTCTAAGTGGCAAGATCCGAAAAATGGTTGCTGATGCCAAGGTTTCAACCGTTTCGAGCTTGGAACTCCTCAATTTCCCAGGGGGACACCAAACATTTGAACTAGCCATGAAGTTTTGCTATGGCATGAATTTTGAGATCACTACATTCAATGTTACGAGGCTACGCTGCGCTGCTGAGTACCTTGAAATGACAGAGGAATACAAAGACCAAAACCTCATCTCAAGAACAGAATCTTATCTGAAAGACATTGTTTTTCAAGATCTTCAGAAATCAGTGGAAGTTTTATCCACCTGTGAGATGTTACCACCACTAGTGGAGCAGATTGAAATTCCAAGAAGGTGTGTGGAA TCCATagcaatgaatgcatgcaaggaGCAGCTAGCTTCTGGTTTATCTCGGCTAGAGTGCGACGGCGAGTCCAGAGAGCTAAAGGAGGATTGTGTCATTGCATGGTGGGTCGAGGATCTATCGGTCTTGGGCATCGATTTCTTCCAACGAGTTATATGCGCCATGGGGAGAATGGGAGTTAGATCAGAGAGCATCATGGCTTCACTTATGCATTATGCTCAATCATCACTCAAGGGTATTGGTAAAAGCCAGTTCTTGAATCCTTCCAGGGCGAATTCGAGTCCAACAACAATGGAATTGGACCAGAGGACTATTGTGGAAACTCTTGTGAGTCTCATGCCAGCAGATAAAAACTCTTCAATTCCACTGACATTTATGTTTGGAATGTTGAAGATGGCTATCATTTTGGGTGCAGCAATTCCATGTAGGCTTGAACTTGAAAGGAGGATCTCATTGAGGTTGGAAACGGTTTCGCTCGATGACCTTCTCATACCGTCTCTGCAGAGTGGAGACTCCTTGTTTGATGTTGATACAGTTCACAGGTTGCTGGAGAATTTCTTGCAGCGGATTGAGGAGGAAGAAGCTGATGATTATGGATATGATTCCGATGGTTTCGGCTCAACTAGTAGCCATGGTTCTCTGCTAAAAGTAGGGCAGCTTATTGATGCTTATCTTGCAGAAATTGCAACCGATCCTTACTTAAGCATGCAGAAATTTGTTGGTTTGATTGAGATACTACCTGAGTATGCTCGTGTAATTGATGATGGACTTTATAGAGCTGTGGATATTTATCTCAAG GCTCATCCAGCTCTAACAGAACAAGAATGCAAGAAGATTTGCAAGTTTATAGATTGTCAGAAACTGTCTCAAGAAGCATGCAACCATGCTGCACAGAATGATAGACTTCCACTGCAGATGGTGGTGCAAGTCCTGTACTGCGAGCAACTACGGTTGAAGAATGCAGTGTCAGGGAGTTCAGGAGATGGTCTATTGTCACAGAGAATAAGCAGTGGCATTCCAAGTGCTGCTATGtccccaagagataactacgcTTCTCTGCGAAGAGAGAACCGGGAGCTGAAGCTTGAGATTTCAAGGATGAGGGTGAGGCTAAGTGAGTTAGAGAAAGAGCAGATGTTCATGAAACAAGGCATGATTGATAAAGCAGGAAATGGAAGAACATTCTTGACCTCCCTCTCCAAAGGGATAGGGAGAATTGGGATTTTCAGCAGTCAAGGTGGCAGAAAGTGCCAAAAATCAAGTAGGAAGTCTAGGGCTTCAGAGGGAAAAAGAAGTAGGAAATATTCTGTCTCATAG